The following coding sequences are from one Nicotiana tomentosiformis chromosome 3, ASM39032v3, whole genome shotgun sequence window:
- the LOC104107029 gene encoding glycine--tRNA ligase, mitochondrial 1-like → MDPAQEAQNREAFRQAVINTLERRLFYIPSFKIYRGVAGLYDYGPPGCAVKSNVLSFWRQHFVLEENMLEVDCPCVTPEVVLKASGHVDKFTDLMVKDEKTGTCYRADHLLKDFCKDKLERDPNLPAEKAAEFRHVLAVLDDLSAEELGAKIKDYGITAPDTRNPLSAPYPFNLMFQTSIGPSGVSPGYMRPETAQGIFVNFKDLYYYNGNKLPFAAAQIGQAFRNEISPRQGLLRVREFTLAEIEHFVDPEDKSHPKFPDVANLEFLMFPREDQVSGRSARRIRLGEAVVQGIVNNETLGYFIGRVYLFLTHLGIDKDRLRFRQHLANEMAHYAADCWDAEIECSYGWIECVGIADRSAYDLRAHTDKSGVPLVAHEKFPEPREVEKLIITPAKKELGLAFKGNQKMVVEALEAMGEKEAMEMKAALESKGEAEFHVCTLDRVVTINKNMVSISKEMKKEHQRVFTPSVIEPSFGIGRIIYCLYEHSFNTRPSRDGDEQMNFFSFPPIVAPIKCTVFPLVQNQQYEEVARQIARSLTAYGISYKIDITGTSIGKRYARTDELGVPFAITVDSTSSVTIRERDSKQQIRVNVDEVASVIKEVTDGQSTWGDVLWRYPTHSS, encoded by the exons CAAGCTGTTATTAACACACTTGAACGCCGTCTCTTTTACATCCCCTCTTTCAAGATCTACCGTGGCGTTGCTGGCCTTTACGACTATGGCCCTCCCGGTTGTGCCGTTAAATCCAACGTCCTCTCTTTCTGGCGCCAG CATTTTGTTCTTGAGGAGAACATGTTAGAAGTTGATTGCCCATGTGTTACGCCTGAAGTTGTGCTAAAGGCGTCAGGTCATGTCGATAAGTTCACTGATCTAATGGTGAAAGACGAAAAGACGGGCACTTGTTACCGAGCAGATCATTTGCTCAAGGACTTTTGCAAAGACAAACTTGAGAGAGATCCTAATCTTCCAGCTGAAAAGGCCGCGGAATTCAGGCACGTGCTTGCTGTTTTGGATGATCTCTCTGCTGAAGAGCTCGGTGCTAAGATTAAGGATTATGGCATTACTGCTCCTGATACCAGGAATCCTCTTTCTGCCCCTTATCCTTTCAACCTCATGTTCCAAACATCCATTGGGCCTTCTGGCGTAAGTCCTGG TTACATGCGTCCCGAGACTGCTCAAGGCATTTTTGTTAACTTCAAGGACTTGTACTATTACAATGGAAATAAGCTTCCTTTTGCGGCTGCACAGATTGGTCAAGCTTTTAGAAATGAG ATCTCACCACGTCAAGGTCTCCTGAGAGTCCGTGAATTTACACTGGCTGAGATTGAGCACTTTGTTGACCCGGAGGATAAATCTCATCCAAAATTTCCTGATGTTGCAAACTTGGAGTTCTTGATGTTCCCGAGAGAAGATCAGGTTTCTGGAAGATCAGCTAGGAGAATACGTCTTGGTGAAGCAGTTGTCCAG GGAATTGTCAACAATGAAACTCTTGGATATTTCATAGGGAGAGTATATCTATTTCTTACTCATCTTGGTATTGACAAAGACCGGCTACGGTTTCGTCAACATCTTGCAAATGAAATGGCACATTATGCTGCAGACTGTTGGGATGCTGAAATTGAATGCTCTTATGGATGGATTGAGTGTGTTGGTATAGCTGATAGATCTGCGTATGACTTGCGTGCTCACACG GATAAAAGTGGTGTGCCTCTTGTAGCCCATGAAAAGTTTCCAGAGCCCAGGGAAGTAGAG AAGCTTATTATAACTCCAGCTAAAAAGGAGTTGGGTCTTGCTTTTAAGGGTAACCAAAAGATGGTGGTTGAAGCACTGGAG GCTATGGGTGAAAAGGAAGCAATGGAAATGAAAGCAGCATTGGAGTCTAAGGGGGAGGCTGAATTTCATGTTTGCACCCTCGACAGGGTTGTCACTATAAACAAGAATATGGTGTCCATCTCTAAGGAAATGAAGAAGGAACACCAGAGGGTTTTCACTCCATCAGTCATTGAACCATCTTTTggtattgggaggataatatacTGCCTCTATGAGCATTCTTTCAACACAAGACCTAGCAGAGATGGTGATGAACAAATGAATTTTTTCAGCTTCCCTCCTATTGTAGCTCCTATAAAATGCACTGTGTTCCCATTGGTTCAGAATCAACAATATGAGGAAGTTGCCAGACAAATTGCTAGGTCGCTGACTGCCTATGGGATCTCGTATAAGATTGATATAACAG GTACGTCAATAGGGAAAAGGTATGCAAGAACCGATGAACTTGGAGTTCCCTTTGCCATTACAGTGGATTCAACATCCTCTGTGACAATCCGTGAAAGGGACAGCAAGCAGCAGATTCGTGTGAATGTGGATGAAGTAGCATCTGTTATTAAGGAGGTAACCGATGGTCAGAGCACTTGGGGTGATGTGTTGTGGAGATACCCTACTCATTCTTCTTGA
- the LOC104107028 gene encoding floricaula/leafy homolog 1 isoform X2 produces the protein MDPEAFSASLFKWDPRGAMPPPTRLLEAAVAPPPPPPALPPPQPLSAAYSIRTRELGGLEELFQAYGIRYYTAAKIAELGFTVNTLLDMKDEELDDMMNSLSQIFRWELLVGERYGIKAAIRAERRRLEEEELRRRGHLLSDGGTNALDALSQEGLSEEPVQQQEREAVGSGGGGTTWEVVAAVGGGRMKQRRRKKVVSTGRERRGRASAEEDEETEEGQEDEWNINDAGGGISERQREHPFIVTEPGEVARGKKNGLDYLFHLYEQCRDFLIQVQNIAKERGEKCPTKVTNQVFRYAKKAGASYINKPKMRHYVHCYALHCLDEEASNALRRAFKERGENVGAWRQACYKPLVAIAARQGWDIDTIFNAHPRLAIWYVPTRLRQLCHSERSNAAAAASSSVSGGVGDHLPHF, from the exons ATGGACCCAGAGGCTTTCTCAGCGAGTTTGTTCAAATGGGACCCTAGAGGTGCAATGCCACCGCCAACCCGGCTGTTGGAAGCCGCGGTGGCGCCTCCTCCTCCACCACCAGCTCTGCCACCGCCGCAGCCTCTATCGGCGGCCTATTCCATTAGGACAAGGGAGTTAGGAGGGCTAGAGGAGTTGTTTCAAGCTTACGGTATACGTTATTACACTGCTGCTAAAATAGCGGAGCTAGGTTTTACGGTGAATACTCTATTGGACATGAAAGATGAGGAACTTGATGATATGATGAATAGCCTTTCACAGATTTTCAGATGGGAACTCCTCGTCGGAGAAAGGTACGGTATCAAAGCTGCAATCAGGGCGGAACGGCGGAGGCTTGAGGAGGAAGAACTACGGCGGCGCGGCCACCTTCTGTCTGATGGTGGAACTAATGCCCTTGACGCTCTCTCACAAGAAG GGTTGTCTGAGGAACCAGTGCAGCAGCAAGAGAGAGAAGCAGTTGGAAGCGGCGGAGGGGGAACGACATGGGAAGTGGTGGCGGCAGTTGGCGGTGGAAGAATGAAACAAAGAAGGAGGAAGAAGGTGGTGTCGACGGGGAGGGAGAGAAGGGGAAGAGCGTCggcggaggaggatgaagaaacgGAGGAAGGTCAAGAAGATGAGTGGAATATTAACGACGCCGGGGGAGGAATAAGCGAGAGGCAAAGGGAGCATCCTTTTATCGTGACGGAGCCAGGTGAGGTGGCGCGTGGGAAAAAGAACGGCTTGGATTACTTGTTCCACCTCTACGAGCAATGCCGGGATTTCTTGATTCAAGTTCAGAATATTGCCAAGGAACGTGGTGAAAAATGTCCCACTAAG GTAACAAATCAGGTGTTCAGGTACGCGAAGAAGGCAGGGGCAAGCTACATAAATAAGCCAAAAATGCGACACTACGTGCATTGCTACGCACTTCATTGCCTTGATGAGGAGGCCTCCAATGCGCTAAGAAGAGCTTTCAAGGAGCGAGGAGAGAATGTTGGGGCATGGAGACAGGCATGTTACAAGCCCCTGGTGGCCATAGCTGCTCGACAAGGCTGGGATATCGACACCATCTTTAATGCACATCCTCGACTCGCCATTTGGTATGTCCCCACCAGGCTCCGCCAGCTTTGCCATTCTGAACGAAGCAACGCTGCTGCTGCTGCTTCTAGCTCGGTTTCTGGTGGTGTTGGTGATCACCTGCCGCATTTCTAA
- the LOC104107028 gene encoding floricaula/leafy homolog 1 isoform X1, producing the protein MDPEAFSASLFKWDPRGAMPPPTRLLEAAVAPPPPPPALPPPQPLSAAYSIRTRELGGLEELFQAYGIRYYTAAKIAELGFTVNTLLDMKDEELDDMMNSLSQIFRWELLVGERYGIKAAIRAERRRLEEEELRRRGHLLSDGGTNALDALSQEVGLSEEPVQQQEREAVGSGGGGTTWEVVAAVGGGRMKQRRRKKVVSTGRERRGRASAEEDEETEEGQEDEWNINDAGGGISERQREHPFIVTEPGEVARGKKNGLDYLFHLYEQCRDFLIQVQNIAKERGEKCPTKVTNQVFRYAKKAGASYINKPKMRHYVHCYALHCLDEEASNALRRAFKERGENVGAWRQACYKPLVAIAARQGWDIDTIFNAHPRLAIWYVPTRLRQLCHSERSNAAAAASSSVSGGVGDHLPHF; encoded by the exons ATGGACCCAGAGGCTTTCTCAGCGAGTTTGTTCAAATGGGACCCTAGAGGTGCAATGCCACCGCCAACCCGGCTGTTGGAAGCCGCGGTGGCGCCTCCTCCTCCACCACCAGCTCTGCCACCGCCGCAGCCTCTATCGGCGGCCTATTCCATTAGGACAAGGGAGTTAGGAGGGCTAGAGGAGTTGTTTCAAGCTTACGGTATACGTTATTACACTGCTGCTAAAATAGCGGAGCTAGGTTTTACGGTGAATACTCTATTGGACATGAAAGATGAGGAACTTGATGATATGATGAATAGCCTTTCACAGATTTTCAGATGGGAACTCCTCGTCGGAGAAAGGTACGGTATCAAAGCTGCAATCAGGGCGGAACGGCGGAGGCTTGAGGAGGAAGAACTACGGCGGCGCGGCCACCTTCTGTCTGATGGTGGAACTAATGCCCTTGACGCTCTCTCACAAGAAG TAGGGTTGTCTGAGGAACCAGTGCAGCAGCAAGAGAGAGAAGCAGTTGGAAGCGGCGGAGGGGGAACGACATGGGAAGTGGTGGCGGCAGTTGGCGGTGGAAGAATGAAACAAAGAAGGAGGAAGAAGGTGGTGTCGACGGGGAGGGAGAGAAGGGGAAGAGCGTCggcggaggaggatgaagaaacgGAGGAAGGTCAAGAAGATGAGTGGAATATTAACGACGCCGGGGGAGGAATAAGCGAGAGGCAAAGGGAGCATCCTTTTATCGTGACGGAGCCAGGTGAGGTGGCGCGTGGGAAAAAGAACGGCTTGGATTACTTGTTCCACCTCTACGAGCAATGCCGGGATTTCTTGATTCAAGTTCAGAATATTGCCAAGGAACGTGGTGAAAAATGTCCCACTAAG GTAACAAATCAGGTGTTCAGGTACGCGAAGAAGGCAGGGGCAAGCTACATAAATAAGCCAAAAATGCGACACTACGTGCATTGCTACGCACTTCATTGCCTTGATGAGGAGGCCTCCAATGCGCTAAGAAGAGCTTTCAAGGAGCGAGGAGAGAATGTTGGGGCATGGAGACAGGCATGTTACAAGCCCCTGGTGGCCATAGCTGCTCGACAAGGCTGGGATATCGACACCATCTTTAATGCACATCCTCGACTCGCCATTTGGTATGTCCCCACCAGGCTCCGCCAGCTTTGCCATTCTGAACGAAGCAACGCTGCTGCTGCTGCTTCTAGCTCGGTTTCTGGTGGTGTTGGTGATCACCTGCCGCATTTCTAA